The genomic stretch GATACCACACATCAGGTGGAGGGAAGTCACCTTCCTGGCCTGCCAACCCCTGAGGTGGCCGAGTGTAGCCATAGGGGGCTACAGACCCTGCCTCACCAGCGCTGCCGCCTCCGCTCCCGCCGCAGGGCCCATACAGCTGGCCTTCTTCTGCTGTGAAGAGAGTGTGCCAGGAAGAGGAGGCGGTGGCCGAGGGTGAGCCTGAGCTGGGTCCCACTGCACCCCCGCCATGCAGGCTCGCCAGATCCCCATAACGGCATTGTGCCGCCGCAGCCGCCCAGGCGCTGCCATAGTCCAGCGGGTTTTCCAGCTTGATACGGGTGTGAGGATGGGGAGGTGGCGGAGGGGGCGGCGGCCCGGCTAGGGCGAGCGGAAAGTTGTAGTAGTCGCGACTCTGATAAGCTGCCGCTTCATCTAGTGCTCCAGACTTGTAGAGAGAAAGGGTGGATGGCAGCTCAAGTGTTCCGGAGCCCCCTGCTTCACCGCTGCCCGAACAACCCAGGCTGTCGCCATCCAATCCTTTCGCATAACCTGCCTTGAAAGGGGAATACTCAGCAGTTACTTCGGTGCCCTTGCCTGGCCCGTCATCCAGCAGAGAACCTTTGCATTCGGCCAGCGGGGCGCAAGGACGTACAGCGGGTGGACCTCCCAGGAGCGGGGCGTACATGCAATCCCCCCGAAGCTGTTCCCCAGGACTCAGATGCTCCAACGCCTCCACACCCAAGCCCATGGACACCGACACTGCCTTACACAACTCCTTGGCGCTGTCCGAGATGGTCGAACTGCCCCCTAGGTAACTGTCCTTGGAGGAGGTGGGAGCACCAGCGGCCTCCCTCGCTCTCCCGCTGCTGCTACCTTCCGATACTACtacctcctgctgctgctgctgaaggAGTTGCATGGTGCCGGCCTCGCTCAGGATGTCTTTAAGATCGGTGGAACAGCTACCTAAGCCCGGGAAAGTGGGGCCCAGCAGGGACAACGTGGATGGGACAGCTGAGTCATCCTCGTCCGGTGGTGctggctgctgctgctgcagcccCTTGCCGGTGGCTGAAGCCACTCCAGGCTCTGGAACGCAGCCGGTCTCCGGATGGCCCTTGGGGGCTGGCTGCTGTCCCTCGTCCAGGGCCAGGTAGCCTGTGGGGCCTCTGCTCTGGGCTTGGGGAGAGCCATCGTCACCCTgatgatgctgctgctgctgctgctgctgctgccgagGACTGATCTCCTGCGGcgactgctgctgctgctgctgctgctgctgctgctgctgctgctgctgctgctgcaaaCGGGCGCCGGGAGGTGCTGCGCTCGCTGCCTCAGGGTGCCGGGGGCCCGGGTTCTGGATCACTTCGCGCACGCTCTGGAACAGGTTCTGGAAAGCTCCTCGATAGGTTTTGGACGGCGGCCGGGGATAAACCCTCCCTAGCCCTAACTGTACCTCCATCCTTGAGCTTGGCTGACTCTTTCGCCTAATTCCTTTATTCCGCTTCCCCTTCTCTAGCTGAGAAGAGTTCAACAGGCTGCGATGCGGTAGTCACTGCAGCTAATTGCCCACCTGCGGGAAGCTCCTGGGAAGGAAACTTGCAGGAATAACCACGCAACAGCACTCTGACAGCCTCAAAGTCTCCTGCCCAGGAAAACACGCGCTGGACACGATCTGCCCTGCTAGGCTCACAGTCTGTTCCTGAAATCTTGGGAGGGTTGAGTCAAAAGATGCCCAAGTcttgaaggaaacaaaacaaaaacaaggaaaacccTCTGCCTTCCAAATTCAGTGTCCACTGAAGCAGGTGCAAATAGGAACCGGgttattctctttttgttttattttgggtttggaggtttgttttgtttggttcggttgtttttgcttttgtttttaattgtcgACTGAAGCCCTCACTGCCCCCTGCCCTTTCATTGTTTGGTCTCTGGCCCTGCAAATTGAGGGcgcggagggcggggggggggggaatgtagCTGCTGCGTGCAGGAGATGGGAAGGGAATGAGGGGAACCTGGGGGCCCGCCCTGCGTACCGCCTAACTACCCGGGTCCCAGCTGCAGTGCTGAAGCGGCTCGCTGGTCGCCGGGCTCCCCAGAGCCGTCTTTGCAATGTGCAGCTAGCTCGCCTGTTCGCAGCCAAAGGGAGTTACCTCTCTGCAAACTCAGGCTGGCCGCGCTGGGCCGACTGGGGCGGGGGTagggggacgggcagagaggAGCGGGCCGAGGCAGCAACAGGAGAGACACAGGgcggggagtggggtggaggggaagaggacaAAGGCAGCCGTCAGTCCTACCCGGCACTTTCCTCGCTTCCTCCGAGTCTCTAGCTGCTTTTGAAAACTTCACCGAAGAGGAAAGGGCAGCTCTGGGGCGGCGGCTTCAAGCCACCGCGCTGCAAGAAGCGTT from Neomonachus schauinslandi chromosome X, ASM220157v2, whole genome shotgun sequence encodes the following:
- the AR gene encoding androgen receptor, producing MEVQLGLGRVYPRPPSKTYRGAFQNLFQSVREVIQNPGPRHPEAASAAPPGARLQQQQQQQQQQQQQQQQQSPQEISPRQQQQQQQQHHQGDDGSPQAQSRGPTGYLALDEGQQPAPKGHPETGCVPEPGVASATGKGLQQQQPAPPDEDDSAVPSTLSLLGPTFPGLGSCSTDLKDILSEAGTMQLLQQQQQEVVVSEGSSSGRAREAAGAPTSSKDSYLGGSSTISDSAKELCKAVSVSMGLGVEALEHLSPGEQLRGDCMYAPLLGGPPAVRPCAPLAECKGSLLDDGPGKGTEVTAEYSPFKAGYAKGLDGDSLGCSGSGEAGGSGTLELPSTLSLYKSGALDEAAAYQSRDYYNFPLALAGPPPPPPPPHPHTRIKLENPLDYGSAWAAAAAQCRYGDLASLHGGGAVGPSSGSPSATASSSWHTLFTAEEGQLYGPCGGSGGGSAGEAGSVAPYGYTRPPQGLAGQEGDFPPPDVWYPGGVVSRVPYASPSCVKSEMGPWMESYSGPYGDMRLETARDHVLPIDYYFPPQKTCLICGDEASGCHYGALTCGSCKVFFKRAAEGKQKYLCASRNDCTIDKFRRKNCPSCRLRKCYEAGMTLGARKLKKLGNLKLQEEGEASNATSPTEEPTQKLTVSHIEGYECQPIFLNVLEAIEPGVVCAGHDNNQPDSFAALLSSLNELGERQLVHVVKWAKALPGFRNLHVDDQMAVIQYSWMGLMVFAMGWRSFTNVNSRMLYFAPDLVFNEYRMHKSRMYSQCVRMRHLSQEFGWLQITPQEFLCMKALLLFSIIPVDGLKNQKFFDELRMNYIKELDRIIACKRKNPTSCSRRFYQLTKLLDSVQPIARELHQFTFDLLIKSHMVSVDFPEMMAEIISVQVPKILSGKVKPIYFHTQ